The Methylomusa anaerophila genome has a segment encoding these proteins:
- a CDS encoding ABC transporter permease translates to MTEKMRDRLILLGLVLALWELITGLKLLDPLLYPSPQTVFKLIIEDRDVFTKSLVSSFNLLFYGCLLALVTAIPLGLIVGWNRRLYSLIEPVMNILGPIPPIVYIPYAVAILPTFKMSSAFIIFVGAFWPLFINTVSGVQAVEQGIINSARTLGVGYSTMLLRILLPGAMPHILTGGTISLVMAFILLAAAEMIGATSGLGWYIKYFADFADYHRVVAGILVMGAVVFVLMIFYNRLAQYLLRWKLQKG, encoded by the coding sequence ATGACGGAAAAAATGAGAGACCGTCTGATCTTATTGGGCCTGGTGCTGGCTTTATGGGAACTCATTACTGGTCTTAAGCTGCTGGATCCTCTGCTTTATCCTTCGCCGCAAACAGTTTTCAAGCTGATTATTGAAGACCGGGACGTTTTTACGAAAAGTTTGGTTAGCTCGTTTAATCTTCTGTTTTACGGTTGTCTGCTGGCGCTGGTTACTGCAATTCCATTAGGATTAATAGTGGGGTGGAACAGGCGCCTCTATTCCCTTATTGAACCGGTAATGAACATTCTCGGGCCTATACCGCCTATTGTCTATATCCCTTATGCCGTGGCCATACTGCCGACCTTTAAAATGTCTTCCGCTTTTATCATTTTTGTCGGCGCCTTCTGGCCGTTGTTTATTAACACGGTATCCGGCGTACAGGCTGTGGAGCAGGGAATAATTAATTCGGCCCGGACGCTGGGAGTCGGTTACTCTACCATGTTGCTGCGCATTTTGCTGCCCGGCGCTATGCCGCATATTCTTACCGGCGGTACGATCAGTCTGGTTATGGCCTTTATCCTGTTGGCTGCGGCTGAAATGATAGGCGCTACCAGCGGGTTGGGGTGGTATATCAAATATTTTGCGGATTTTGCCGATTATCACCGGGTAGTTGCCGGGATATTGGTTATGGGCGCAGTCGTATTTGTGCTCATGATTTTTTATAACCGTTTGGCGCAATATCTGCTGCGCTGGAAATTGCAAAAAGGATAG
- a CDS encoding ABC transporter ATP-binding protein — protein MALLTLEGISLSYSRESNRPALDNVSLTIQEGEFIAVVGPSGCGKSSTIALLAGLIEPSSGTVLLDGKPIHGPGPDRAVVFQDYSLFPWMTALDNIKFALKRAGAAGKKQALDYLKLVGVADAAHKYPGELSGGMKQRVAIARAFALGAPVYLMDEPFGAVDAKNRIYLQDLLLRLWQEGGGKKTVFLVTHDIDEAIYLADRIVIFTPGPGKVRRILEVPFDRPRKRNYLVHDKKYQELRNDILSLLQDDLIGELAKVEGGEGI, from the coding sequence ATGGCTCTATTAACTCTGGAAGGAATATCGCTCAGTTACTCTAGGGAAAGTAATCGCCCCGCTTTGGATAACGTCTCTTTGACAATACAGGAAGGGGAGTTCATTGCTGTTGTGGGACCAAGCGGCTGCGGTAAAAGTTCTACTATTGCATTGCTGGCCGGGCTGATTGAGCCCAGTAGCGGGACGGTCCTTCTTGACGGTAAACCAATTCACGGGCCGGGCCCGGACCGGGCGGTAGTATTCCAGGATTATTCCCTGTTTCCCTGGATGACGGCGCTGGATAACATTAAATTTGCCCTAAAGCGGGCAGGGGCCGCAGGGAAAAAGCAGGCTTTGGATTATCTGAAACTGGTGGGTGTCGCCGATGCCGCCCACAAATATCCCGGTGAACTGTCGGGAGGAATGAAACAACGGGTAGCCATTGCCAGGGCTTTTGCCCTGGGGGCGCCGGTTTACCTCATGGATGAACCCTTCGGGGCGGTTGACGCCAAAAACCGTATCTACTTGCAGGACTTGCTGCTGCGGCTATGGCAGGAAGGCGGCGGGAAGAAAACAGTGTTTCTGGTTACCCATGATATCGATGAGGCTATTTACCTGGCAGACCGGATTGTCATCTTTACCCCCGGACCGGGAAAGGTGCGGCGAATACTGGAAGTCCCGTTTGACCGTCCCCGCAAACGCAACTACCTTGTTCATGATAAAAAATACCAGGAACTGCGCAACGATATCTTGTCCTTACTGCAGGATGACCTGATTGGAGAATTGGCTAAGGTGGAAGGAGGGGAGGGAATATGA
- a CDS encoding efflux RND transporter permease subunit, whose product MKHINLTEWALNHKQLVYYFMVVTLLIGSISYFQLGRMEDPDFVIRTMTVSVAWPGASARQIEEQVTDKIEKRLQDTPGLDYLRSFSQPGQSLIYATLKETVNPKDVRATWLEVRNMVNDINQTLPQGVVGPYFNDRFDDVFGSIYALTADGFTYEEMRERAEKIRRVLLGVKNVRKVDLIGVQTEKIYIEMESSKLAQLGIDPNVIVNTVQTQNAMNASGMIETAADNVYLRVTGMFEDIENIRNLPIRANDRTFRLADIAKIERSYVDPIGPKMYFNGQPAIGLTVSMEKGGNIITLGEDLVKTMEQVKKDLPLGLTINQVSNQPKVVEESINEFIKTLGEAVIIVLAVSFLSLGMRSGLVVALCIPLVIVGTFACMRLTGTDLHKVSLGALIIALGLLVDDAIIAIEMMSVKIEQGWDRFKAACYAYTATAFPMLTGTLITCAGFIPIWLAKGDTADFTGSIFTVVTIALLISWLVSILVVPVLGYKLIKTKSEIKQGHNVYDSQFYRLFRQVLTWCLCHQKLVLGITMACFLGAIGLMQFVRQEFFPLSTRPELIVEMTLPEGASLQATEQEAQKFAGYLDGDPNIENYSYYVGQGAPRFVLTLEPRLPATNFAQFIIVAKDVKTRVELTQRINTLLAEKFAAIRGHVKLIQTGPDAPYPVMLRVSGDDHEQVKAIARQVSDAMAADPKFLNINFDWNEKNKVMLLDVDQNKARMLGINSQTLAFALQTQLSGAPVAQFRAKDKTVDIVFRMDYQNRKDLTDVKDLPIHIGDGRFVPLDQIAKISYEAEEGLIWRRNLKPVITVQADVVPGITGVDATKQIYEALNDMRKSLPSGCSIDIAGSLERSSSSIEFLLQPVPIMIIIILTLLILQLQKISLMILTVLTAPLGIIGVSITMLLTQRPMGFVSQLGILALSGMIIRNSVILIDQIEQHIKAGEKPWDAIIDSAILRFRPIMLTAAAAIFGMVPLALSNFWGPMAVAIAGGLFGATLLTLLVLPTMYAAWFKVNPNMDKEHNKQFMHYKDA is encoded by the coding sequence ATGAAACATATCAATTTAACCGAATGGGCGCTTAATCATAAACAACTGGTATATTATTTCATGGTGGTCACGCTGCTAATAGGCAGTATTTCCTATTTTCAATTGGGACGCATGGAGGACCCGGATTTTGTAATCCGCACAATGACTGTTTCCGTAGCTTGGCCAGGAGCCAGCGCTCGCCAGATAGAGGAACAAGTCACCGATAAAATTGAAAAAAGACTGCAGGATACACCGGGGTTAGACTACCTCAGAAGTTTTTCCCAGCCAGGGCAATCCTTAATCTATGCTACTCTAAAGGAAACCGTAAATCCTAAGGATGTCCGGGCGACCTGGCTTGAAGTACGCAACATGGTAAATGATATCAATCAGACGCTGCCCCAAGGCGTTGTCGGGCCATACTTCAATGACCGGTTCGATGATGTTTTTGGCAGTATCTATGCACTGACTGCCGACGGATTTACCTATGAGGAAATGCGAGAAAGGGCAGAGAAAATACGGCGGGTTTTGTTAGGTGTAAAAAATGTTAGGAAGGTTGATCTTATTGGTGTTCAAACAGAAAAAATCTATATTGAAATGGAAAGCAGCAAGTTGGCGCAGCTTGGAATTGATCCCAATGTAATCGTAAACACGGTACAAACGCAAAATGCTATGAATGCCTCCGGAATGATCGAAACAGCAGCTGATAATGTTTACTTACGCGTTACCGGAATGTTTGAAGACATTGAAAATATCCGCAACTTACCTATTCGTGCCAATGACCGTACTTTCAGGCTAGCTGATATTGCCAAGATAGAGCGAAGTTATGTTGATCCAATCGGACCTAAGATGTATTTCAATGGTCAGCCAGCAATCGGACTTACAGTTTCGATGGAAAAAGGCGGTAATATCATAACGTTGGGCGAAGATCTGGTAAAGACTATGGAACAGGTTAAAAAGGACCTGCCTCTTGGCTTAACGATTAACCAAGTGTCCAACCAGCCTAAGGTGGTTGAGGAATCGATCAACGAATTTATTAAGACCCTGGGCGAGGCTGTAATCATTGTCCTTGCTGTAAGTTTTTTAAGCCTTGGCATGCGTTCGGGACTTGTTGTCGCCTTATGCATTCCGCTAGTTATTGTTGGCACATTTGCCTGCATGAGACTGACAGGAACGGATTTGCATAAGGTTTCATTGGGAGCATTAATTATTGCCTTAGGATTATTGGTAGACGATGCTATTATTGCCATAGAAATGATGTCCGTAAAAATTGAGCAAGGCTGGGACCGGTTTAAAGCTGCCTGTTATGCCTATACAGCTACTGCTTTTCCTATGCTGACCGGAACGCTTATTACGTGTGCCGGCTTCATTCCTATATGGCTAGCTAAGGGCGACACTGCGGATTTTACCGGTAGTATTTTTACAGTGGTTACCATTGCCTTGCTGATATCATGGTTAGTATCCATTTTGGTAGTTCCCGTACTGGGATATAAACTGATTAAGACGAAGTCTGAAATAAAACAGGGGCATAACGTATATGATTCCCAATTCTACCGACTTTTTCGACAGGTGCTTACTTGGTGTTTGTGTCATCAGAAACTGGTACTTGGTATAACGATGGCGTGTTTTCTCGGAGCTATCGGTTTAATGCAATTTGTAAGACAAGAATTTTTCCCTCTGTCTACTCGTCCGGAACTCATTGTTGAAATGACGTTGCCGGAAGGGGCTTCCCTCCAAGCGACTGAACAGGAAGCTCAAAAATTTGCCGGGTATCTTGATGGCGATCCCAACATTGAAAATTATAGCTACTATGTTGGCCAAGGCGCTCCCCGTTTTGTATTGACTCTCGAACCTAGACTTCCGGCCACCAATTTTGCCCAGTTTATTATTGTGGCCAAAGATGTAAAAACGCGGGTAGAATTGACTCAGCGAATAAATACACTGTTAGCTGAAAAATTTGCCGCGATACGTGGACATGTCAAATTAATACAGACCGGCCCTGATGCTCCTTATCCTGTCATGCTCAGAGTATCCGGAGACGATCATGAACAAGTCAAAGCAATTGCCAGACAAGTCAGTGACGCTATGGCGGCCGATCCAAAGTTCCTCAATATAAATTTTGACTGGAACGAAAAAAATAAAGTCATGCTTTTGGATGTTGATCAGAACAAAGCACGAATGCTTGGAATAAACAGTCAGACTTTGGCATTTGCTCTGCAAACTCAGCTTTCTGGTGCGCCGGTGGCACAATTTCGGGCAAAAGATAAGACGGTTGACATTGTGTTTCGTATGGACTATCAAAACCGGAAAGATCTAACGGACGTAAAAGATCTTCCCATTCACATCGGTGATGGAAGATTTGTACCATTGGATCAAATTGCCAAAATAAGCTATGAGGCGGAAGAAGGCTTAATTTGGCGACGTAATCTTAAACCGGTGATAACAGTACAGGCCGATGTGGTGCCGGGAATCACCGGCGTTGATGCAACAAAGCAAATATACGAAGCTCTCAACGATATGCGTAAAAGCTTACCTTCAGGCTGTAGTATTGATATTGCAGGTTCACTCGAAAGAAGTAGTTCATCCATTGAATTTCTGCTCCAGCCTGTGCCAATCATGATTATCATTATTCTCACCTTGCTAATACTTCAGCTTCAGAAAATATCGCTCATGATTTTGACAGTGTTGACTGCGCCGCTTGGCATTATTGGAGTTAGTATAACCATGCTCTTGACTCAACGGCCAATGGGTTTCGTATCTCAGCTTGGTATTTTGGCGCTTAGTGGCATGATTATACGGAACTCAGTTATCTTGATAGACCAGATTGAGCAGCATATCAAAGCCGGAGAAAAGCCGTGGGATGCCATCATCGACTCGGCAATATTAAGATTTCGTCCAATTATGCTCACCGCAGCAGCGGCCATATTCGGGATGGTTCCCTTGGCGTTGAGTAACTTCTGGGGCCCGATGGCAGTCGCCATTGCCGGCGGCTTATTTGGTGCCACTCTATTGACGCTGTTGGTTTTACCAACTATGTATGCGGCATGGTTCAAAGTGAATCCCAATATGGATAAGGAGCATAACAAACAGTTCATGCATTATAAAGACGCTTGA
- a CDS encoding efflux RND transporter periplasmic adaptor subunit yields the protein MIIIGCSKTQTVTEEIPLVRTQVVKEDLHEANSGYSGEVRGRFESQLGFQIGGKIIKRNVDLGSVVNRGDVLMKIDPKDIQQTVNINSAQVYSADSQLRLAESNLNRYRQLYEQNAVSRAQYEQYENAYDVAVAALRQASAQYAQGSNQLNYSVLLADSAGVISSVNAEIGQIVSAGQSVITLVKDGEREVEINIPENRVKELRNAQQIHVAFWALPNTVLDGKVREISPVADKVSRTYKTRISLVDPPQDIKLGMTANVTIEDPNSQEKLYIPLAAIYQTGEQPGVWVITNEAVTLRPIKIGTFGDGKVQVLQGLLAGDVIVTSGVHKLREGQRVRIVGDVQ from the coding sequence ATGATTATTATTGGCTGTTCTAAAACACAGACTGTGACGGAAGAAATACCGTTAGTGCGCACACAAGTTGTAAAAGAAGATTTGCATGAGGCAAATAGTGGCTATTCCGGTGAGGTACGGGGACGGTTCGAAAGCCAGTTGGGTTTTCAGATTGGTGGGAAGATTATTAAACGCAATGTGGACCTGGGTAGTGTAGTCAACCGTGGTGATGTTCTGATGAAAATTGACCCTAAAGATATTCAACAGACTGTGAATATTAATTCAGCTCAGGTATACTCTGCTGACTCACAATTAAGACTTGCGGAAAGTAACCTCAACCGCTACCGTCAGTTATACGAACAGAACGCTGTCAGCCGGGCCCAGTATGAGCAGTATGAAAATGCTTATGATGTTGCCGTAGCCGCTCTTCGTCAGGCTTCGGCCCAATATGCCCAAGGCTCTAATCAACTGAATTACAGCGTGCTTCTTGCAGATAGTGCCGGAGTAATTTCCAGCGTCAATGCTGAAATCGGCCAGATAGTAAGTGCCGGCCAGTCCGTTATTACGCTCGTTAAGGACGGTGAACGGGAAGTGGAAATCAATATTCCGGAAAATCGTGTTAAAGAACTTCGTAATGCGCAACAAATTCATGTCGCGTTTTGGGCTTTACCGAATACCGTGTTGGACGGAAAAGTTAGAGAAATTTCGCCTGTGGCCGATAAGGTATCCCGTACATATAAAACCCGTATCAGCTTGGTGGACCCTCCACAGGACATTAAGCTGGGTATGACTGCTAATGTAACGATTGAAGATCCCAACAGTCAAGAAAAGTTATATATTCCACTGGCGGCGATTTATCAGACAGGGGAACAACCTGGCGTTTGGGTCATTACGAACGAAGCGGTTACCTTAAGACCCATTAAAATCGGGACTTTCGGTGACGGGAAAGTTCAGGTCCTTCAAGGACTGCTGGCAGGAGATGTTATCGTTACGTCAGGAGTGCACAAGTTGCGCGAAGGACAACGAGTGCGTATCGTGGGTGATGTTCAATGA
- a CDS encoding acyl-CoA dehydratase activase: MENITRENFFEGLEIGSVSVKWVRRTSSGKHFMGITRHEGNPKEKVQEIFKLYSTEEKVKMVVTGQAAKEVLDLPYRSETECLEKALAHFALKPDILLSLGGEVFSIYTLKNGRIRNIIPSSKCAAGTGEFIVQQFQRMDLTLESGIQESRKGKLVDLATRCSVYCKSDATHKLNKGECSRSDIAKSLINDLAKKVYKMVELAQWESKSIVVIGGLTLNEPFIEHLGELFKDSELKVLDESPCFEAFGASLFAAGLSPQEAVYYSSIGFKEAIEPYGILNPLREAEKLLDYRAMGRHSQEIIAGADYIMGIDAGSTTTKAILFNQSRGTVDAGCYLRTHGNPVTAVKNCLQKLIEQVDDKEINVVQIAVTGSGRGIVSVFFENCPSFNEILAHARAAVMEVPDVDTVFEIGGQDSKFISFLKGIPVDYAMNDGCSAGTGSFLEESVSVDMGISVSEISNRAESSLQPVGFGERCAAFINTDLRNALQHGVPQEDVIAGLVYSIIRNYISRIVGVRAVGDKLLFQGGVALNKSVALAIAALTQRKVVVPKYPELMGCVGSCLMAQDMINEGYLLPKTYDLKELFKGTMEVKGTFKCPACENICEIKKIKVRGKEIPFGGLCSKYEVKHRQKQFKNEGQDLTVIRNQMMFEKYGAETLLHPRGTIGIPQALSTFELYPFYAKLINELGFNVVLSKISKEGNSKTRGSICYPCEIAHGAVYDLLNQGVDYIFLPHVVDGGNPDYSLHSYICPSATVIPDLIRIAFNIDSGRLLHPVIGFSDELKETSLKQIQKLGEQLGFNKRNALKIGERAFTHYESYKREFMQFSRENLHEILAEPTVILAGRPYIFGSAEANLALPRKITSRGYNVIPVDMLPQLENKGYYHGNVWRFTQQIENAVAYVKKHPNVYICMVSCFSCVPDASMYHIFRREMAGEIFCYLEIDSQTAHAGFETRVGAFLDIVELKERQMAGVS; encoded by the coding sequence ATGGAAAATATTACAAGAGAGAATTTCTTTGAGGGTTTGGAGATAGGTTCTGTGTCGGTAAAATGGGTCCGCAGGACAAGTTCGGGAAAACACTTTATGGGGATAACACGACATGAAGGAAATCCGAAAGAAAAAGTCCAAGAGATTTTTAAGCTCTACTCTACTGAAGAAAAGGTCAAAATGGTGGTCACCGGTCAAGCTGCAAAGGAAGTTCTTGATTTGCCGTACCGTTCTGAAACGGAATGTTTAGAAAAAGCATTGGCGCATTTTGCTTTAAAGCCAGATATTTTACTTTCACTCGGTGGAGAGGTGTTTAGTATTTACACATTAAAAAACGGGCGAATTCGAAATATCATTCCATCATCAAAATGTGCTGCGGGAACAGGAGAGTTTATAGTCCAACAGTTCCAAAGGATGGATTTGACATTAGAAAGCGGAATTCAGGAGAGCCGTAAAGGGAAATTAGTCGACTTGGCTACCCGTTGTTCCGTTTACTGTAAATCGGATGCCACCCATAAACTTAATAAAGGAGAATGCAGCCGTTCAGACATCGCCAAATCACTTATTAATGATCTGGCTAAAAAAGTTTATAAAATGGTTGAATTGGCGCAATGGGAATCTAAGTCTATTGTTGTTATAGGAGGACTTACATTAAATGAGCCATTTATTGAGCACTTAGGCGAGTTATTTAAGGATTCAGAGCTGAAAGTTTTGGATGAAAGTCCTTGTTTTGAGGCTTTTGGAGCGTCTCTTTTCGCTGCCGGTCTCTCTCCCCAGGAAGCTGTTTACTATTCAAGCATCGGTTTTAAAGAGGCCATAGAGCCCTATGGAATTTTGAATCCTTTACGAGAAGCAGAAAAACTACTTGATTATAGGGCAATGGGCCGTCATTCCCAGGAAATAATAGCAGGGGCTGATTATATTATGGGAATCGACGCCGGCTCGACTACTACTAAGGCAATTCTTTTTAATCAATCACGTGGAACAGTTGATGCAGGCTGCTATTTGCGGACGCATGGAAATCCCGTGACGGCGGTGAAGAATTGCCTTCAAAAATTGATTGAGCAGGTTGACGACAAAGAAATCAATGTTGTTCAAATTGCGGTTACAGGGTCAGGCAGAGGAATTGTTTCGGTATTTTTTGAAAACTGTCCAAGTTTCAATGAGATTTTAGCTCATGCCAGGGCCGCTGTTATGGAAGTGCCGGATGTGGATACTGTGTTTGAAATTGGCGGGCAGGATTCGAAGTTTATTTCGTTTTTAAAAGGAATCCCGGTTGACTACGCAATGAACGACGGCTGTTCTGCCGGAACGGGTAGCTTTCTTGAGGAGTCAGTTTCTGTGGATATGGGAATTTCTGTTAGCGAAATCAGTAATAGGGCCGAGAGTAGCCTTCAGCCAGTCGGTTTCGGAGAAAGGTGTGCTGCTTTCATTAATACTGATTTGCGAAATGCCTTGCAACATGGAGTGCCGCAGGAGGACGTTATCGCAGGCCTTGTTTACTCAATTATCAGGAATTATATTTCACGTATAGTCGGTGTGAGAGCAGTAGGAGACAAATTGTTATTTCAAGGTGGAGTCGCTCTGAACAAATCGGTTGCATTAGCGATAGCGGCTTTAACTCAACGGAAAGTAGTTGTACCTAAATACCCGGAGTTAATGGGATGTGTCGGTAGCTGTCTAATGGCACAAGATATGATCAACGAAGGTTATCTCTTGCCAAAAACCTATGACTTGAAAGAGTTATTCAAAGGTACTATGGAAGTCAAGGGAACATTTAAATGCCCTGCTTGCGAAAATATATGCGAAATTAAGAAGATTAAAGTCCGGGGCAAGGAAATCCCCTTTGGCGGGCTTTGTTCCAAGTATGAGGTGAAGCACAGGCAAAAGCAGTTCAAGAATGAAGGCCAGGATTTAACTGTGATTCGTAATCAAATGATGTTTGAAAAGTATGGAGCCGAAACATTATTGCATCCTCGCGGCACGATAGGCATTCCTCAAGCTTTAAGTACGTTTGAACTCTACCCTTTTTACGCCAAACTAATCAACGAATTGGGCTTTAATGTCGTTTTATCTAAAATTTCGAAAGAAGGAAATTCAAAAACTAGAGGATCAATCTGCTATCCGTGTGAAATCGCACACGGTGCAGTTTATGATTTATTGAATCAAGGTGTCGATTATATCTTTTTACCGCATGTCGTTGACGGAGGTAACCCGGATTATAGCTTGCATAGCTATATTTGCCCTTCTGCGACAGTCATCCCGGATTTGATCCGCATTGCTTTTAATATTGACAGTGGCAGGCTATTGCATCCCGTGATCGGTTTTTCCGATGAACTTAAGGAAACATCACTTAAACAGATCCAAAAGTTGGGGGAACAGTTGGGGTTCAATAAAAGAAACGCTTTAAAAATTGGTGAACGTGCGTTTACTCACTATGAATCTTACAAAAGGGAATTTATGCAATTTAGTAGGGAAAATTTGCACGAAATACTTGCAGAGCCGACGGTAATACTCGCTGGAAGACCTTATATATTTGGTTCCGCTGAAGCCAATTTGGCGTTACCGCGGAAAATAACCAGCAGGGGATATAATGTAATCCCCGTTGATATGCTGCCGCAATTAGAAAATAAAGGATATTACCACGGTAATGTTTGGCGTTTTACCCAACAGATCGAAAATGCGGTTGCTTACGTAAAAAAACACCCTAACGTTTATATTTGCATGGTATCCTGTTTTTCTTGCGTACCTGATGCCAGTATGTATCATATATTCCGCCGCGAAATGGCAGGCGAAATATTTTGCTATTTGGAAATCGATTCACAAACTGCTCATGCCGGCTTTGAAACCCGTGTTGGTGCTTTTTTGGATATTGTCGAACTTAAAGAGCGGCAAATGGCTGGAGTCAGCTAA